A stretch of Triticum aestivum cultivar Chinese Spring chromosome 1D, IWGSC CS RefSeq v2.1, whole genome shotgun sequence DNA encodes these proteins:
- the LOC123173347 gene encoding calcineurin B-like protein 7 — translation MGCASSKQFKRAPRHEDAALLAKETTFSLDEVKALYELFEKISYSIFKDGLIHKEEFQLALFRNSNRKNLFADRIFDLFDLKRNGVIEFDEFVRSLQIFHPDTPMADKIAFAFRLYDLRGTGRIEREELKEMVLAILSESDLLLSDDAVEQMVDQTFTEADLNGDGRIDPDEWKALTSTNPALLKYMTLPYLK, via the exons ATGGGCTGTGCATCGTCAAAGCAGTTCAAACGAGCTCCTCGGCATGAGGATGCTGCTCTTCTGGCCAAAGAGACCACAT TTTCTTTGGATGAAGTGAAGGCCCTCTACGAGTTGTTTGAAAAGATTAGCTATTCTATATTCAAGGATGGGCTCATCCACAAG GAGGAGTTCCAACTTGCTCTCTTCAGGAACAGCAATCGGAAAAACCTTTTTGCCGATCGG ATATTTGATCTGTTCGATCTGAAGCGAAATGGTGTGATTGAATTTGACGAGTTTGTTCGGTCCCTCCAAATTTTTCACCCGGATACTCCCATGGCAGACAAGATTGCAT TTGCATTCAGACTATATGACCTGCGAGGCACCGGCAGGATTGAACGTGAAGAG TTGAAGGAGATGGTGCTTGCAATCCTGAGTGAATCAGACCTACTTCTTTCTGACGACGCTGTCGAACAGATGGTTGATCAG ACATTCACAGAGGCAGACCTGAACGGCGACGGGAGGATAGATCCCGACGAATGGAAAGCATTGACAAGCACGAATCCAGCCTTGCTGAAGTACATGACTCTCCCATACCTGAAGTAA